The following proteins come from a genomic window of Flavobacterium eburneipallidum:
- the pyrR gene encoding bifunctional pyr operon transcriptional regulator/uracil phosphoribosyltransferase PyrR, which yields MSQKVLLTSKEVNIILHRLACQLIEKHLDFSNTILIGIQPRGTFLAERLKNLLVQEYGISNIALGYLDITFFRDDFRRTNKPLEANKTQIDFIVENKKVVFIDDVLYTGRSIRSALTAIQSFGRPSEIELLTLIDRRFSRHLPIQPDYRGRQVDAINDEKVQVCWKEQDGEDAVYLINK from the coding sequence ATGAGTCAAAAAGTATTGCTCACTTCCAAAGAAGTCAATATCATTCTGCATCGTTTGGCCTGTCAATTGATTGAAAAACATCTTGATTTTTCGAATACTATTTTAATTGGTATTCAGCCACGTGGTACCTTTTTAGCAGAACGATTGAAAAATTTATTGGTACAAGAATATGGTATTTCTAATATTGCTTTAGGGTATTTGGACATCACTTTCTTTAGAGATGATTTCCGCAGAACCAACAAACCATTAGAGGCCAACAAAACTCAAATTGATTTTATCGTAGAAAATAAAAAAGTAGTTTTTATAGACGATGTTTTATATACTGGTCGAAGTATTCGTTCGGCATTGACTGCTATTCAGTCCTTTGGAAGACCATCAGAAATTGAATTATTAACACTTATTGATCGTCGTTTTAGTCGTCATTTGCCTATTCAACCTGATTATCGAGGTCGTCAGGTGGATGCTATCAATGATGAAAAAGTACAAGTGTGTTGGAAAGAACAAGACGGTGAAGATGCCGTGTATTTAATTAATAAATAA
- a CDS encoding aspartate carbamoyltransferase catalytic subunit: protein MSELSVNHLLGIKYINQKDIDLIFETADHFKEVINRPIKKVPSLRDITIANIFFENSTRTKLSFELAQKRLSADVISFSAAQSSVKKGETLIDTVNNILSMKVDMVVMRHSSPGAAQFLSQNVKASIVNAGDGAHEHPTQALLDSYSIREKLGYVGGKKVVIVGDILHSRVALSNIYALQMQGAEVKVCGPKTLIPRHIESLGVKVESDLRTALEWCDVANMLRVQNERMDVNFFPSTREYAQQYGLDKTLLDSLNKEIVIMHPGPINRGVEITSDVADSKQSVILNQVENGVAIRMAVIYLLASKIQ from the coding sequence ATGAGCGAGTTAAGTGTAAATCATTTATTGGGAATTAAATATATCAACCAGAAAGATATTGACCTTATTTTTGAAACCGCCGATCATTTTAAAGAAGTTATTAATCGTCCGATTAAAAAAGTACCTTCACTTCGTGATATTACTATTGCCAACATCTTTTTCGAAAATAGTACCCGAACCAAACTTTCCTTTGAATTGGCTCAAAAACGGTTGTCAGCCGATGTAATTAGTTTTTCGGCAGCGCAATCTTCGGTTAAAAAAGGAGAAACGCTTATTGATACTGTAAACAATATTCTTTCGATGAAAGTAGATATGGTAGTAATGCGACATTCTAGTCCTGGTGCTGCACAATTTTTGTCTCAAAATGTAAAAGCAAGTATCGTGAATGCGGGTGATGGTGCACACGAACATCCAACACAAGCTTTGTTAGATAGTTATTCTATAAGAGAAAAACTAGGCTATGTAGGAGGCAAAAAAGTAGTGATTGTAGGTGATATTTTGCATTCGAGAGTAGCACTTTCTAATATCTATGCTTTGCAAATGCAAGGTGCCGAAGTAAAAGTTTGTGGCCCAAAAACATTAATTCCAAGGCATATTGAATCACTTGGAGTAAAGGTAGAGTCCGATTTGCGTACAGCATTAGAATGGTGTGATGTAGCAAATATGCTTCGAGTTCAAAATGAAAGAATGGATGTGAACTTTTTTCCATCTACACGTGAATATGCACAGCAGTATGGATTAGACAAGACCTTGTTAGATTCTTTAAATAAAGAAATTGTAATTATGCACCCAGGACCTATCAATCGTGGAGTAGAAATCACTTCAGATGTGGCTGATTCTAAACAATCCGTGATTTTGAATCAAGTGGAAAATGGAGTAGCAATTCGCATGGCAGTCATTTATTTGTTGGCATCCAAAATCCAATAA
- a CDS encoding ribonuclease Z codes for MKVDKKGHTTSIKDTQGDLVSFLDKITHEYKTFEKQNLIIDIQAYKTLSVKEVNSFLPLSKTHKKSKKSFVIVTQEIDFNAISDKLAVVRSLQEAHDIIEMDEIERDLGF; via the coding sequence ATGAAAGTAGATAAAAAAGGACATACAACCTCTATAAAAGATACTCAAGGCGATTTGGTTTCGTTTTTGGATAAAATAACTCACGAGTATAAAACTTTTGAGAAACAAAACTTAATTATTGACATTCAAGCCTATAAAACGCTTTCTGTCAAAGAAGTAAATAGTTTTTTACCACTTTCGAAAACACATAAAAAAAGCAAAAAATCATTTGTTATTGTAACTCAAGAAATCGATTTTAATGCTATTTCTGATAAATTAGCAGTGGTTCGCTCTTTGCAAGAAGCACACGACATTATTGAAATGGACGAAATAGAACGCGATTTGGGCTTTTAA
- a CDS encoding ribonuclease Z, which yields MNLTILGCYAATPRTFTNPTSQVLEIRNRLFLIDCGEGTQVQLRKNKIRFSKINHVFISHLHGDHFFGLIGLISTFALLNRTTDLHIYGPKGIKEIINLQLRLSNSWTKYGLFFHELESKESEIIFEDDKVIVKTIPLNHRVYTNGFLFQEKIRERKLNVEAVQNYGIETCYYQNIKNGKDITLDNGNVIENDKLTFDSDPPMSYAFCSDTVYDESIIPVIKDVDVLYHESTFLDSEEALAGKTMHSTAKEAATIALKANAKQLILGHYSTRYESITLFKEQAETIFPNVLLADDGKSFEL from the coding sequence TTGAACTTAACTATCCTTGGCTGTTATGCCGCTACTCCTCGAACTTTTACCAATCCGACTTCACAGGTTTTAGAGATTAGAAATAGATTGTTTCTCATTGATTGTGGCGAAGGAACGCAGGTGCAATTACGCAAAAATAAAATCCGATTTTCAAAAATCAATCACGTATTTATTTCACATTTGCACGGCGATCACTTTTTTGGTTTAATAGGTTTGATTTCTACTTTTGCCTTGCTCAATCGAACAACAGATTTACATATTTATGGGCCAAAAGGCATCAAAGAAATTATCAATTTGCAATTGCGATTGTCTAATTCTTGGACTAAATACGGTTTGTTTTTTCACGAATTAGAATCCAAAGAAAGTGAAATTATTTTTGAGGATGATAAGGTAATAGTGAAAACAATTCCTTTGAATCATAGGGTTTATACCAATGGTTTTTTGTTTCAAGAAAAAATTAGAGAACGCAAACTCAATGTAGAAGCTGTTCAAAACTATGGAATTGAAACCTGTTATTATCAAAATATCAAAAACGGAAAAGACATTACACTAGACAATGGAAATGTTATTGAAAACGATAAATTAACATTCGATTCTGATCCACCAATGAGTTATGCTTTTTGTTCGGATACGGTTTATGACGAAAGTATTATTCCTGTTATAAAAGATGTTGATGTTTTGTATCACGAATCTACTTTCTTGGATTCGGAAGAAGCTTTGGCAGGAAAAACGATGCACTCCACAGCAAAAGAAGCAGCAACAATTGCTTTGAAAGCCAATGCAAAACAATTAATTTTAGGGCATTATTCCACTCGATACGAAAGTATTACCCTTTTTAAAGAACAAGCCGAAACCATCTTTCCGAATGTACTTTTGGCTGATGATGGAAAAAGTTTTGAGCTTTGA
- the pdxH gene encoding pyridoxamine 5'-phosphate oxidase, giving the protein MEDLSNYRKSYEKSELLETNIPEDPINLFNKWFHEVEDFGGVEEVNAMTVSTIGLDGFPKSRVVLLKQFTYEGFIFYTNYNSEKGKAIAKNPNICLSFFWHSLERQVIIKGIAEKTSENISDGYFESRPAGSKLGAIVSNQSEIIASRAVLEDNLKQLENDFENKDVPRPQHWGGYLIRPVEVEFWQGRPNRLHDRIRYQLQKDCSWKVDRLAP; this is encoded by the coding sequence ATGGAAGACTTAAGCAACTATAGAAAATCTTATGAAAAAAGCGAACTTTTGGAAACCAATATCCCCGAAGATCCAATTAATTTATTTAATAAATGGTTTCATGAAGTAGAGGATTTTGGTGGAGTAGAAGAGGTGAATGCTATGACGGTTTCTACCATTGGATTAGACGGTTTTCCAAAATCGAGAGTGGTTTTGTTAAAGCAATTCACTTATGAAGGATTTATTTTTTATACCAATTACAATTCCGAAAAAGGTAAAGCCATTGCTAAAAATCCTAATATTTGTTTGTCTTTTTTCTGGCATTCGCTAGAGCGTCAAGTTATTATCAAAGGAATTGCCGAGAAAACTTCTGAAAATATATCAGACGGTTACTTTGAATCCAGACCAGCTGGAAGTAAATTGGGAGCTATTGTTTCTAATCAGAGTGAGATTATTGCTTCGAGAGCTGTATTAGAGGATAATTTGAAACAACTGGAAAATGATTTTGAAAACAAAGATGTTCCAAGACCACAACATTGGGGTGGTTATTTAATCCGTCCTGTTGAAGTGGAGTTTTGGCAAGGAAGACCCAATCGCTTGCACGATAGAATTCGCTATCAATTACAAAAAGATTGTTCTTGGAAAGTAGATAGATTAGCTCCTTAA
- a CDS encoding nucleoside permease: MNIKIRLTIMNFLQFFVWGIWLISLGGYMGQTFGPIEGDSIGLSIGRTYGSMGWASLFMPALLGIIADKYFSAQKVLGIAHIIGGIAIFFASKATNSTEMYWVIFATSCFYMPTIALNNSVSYALLNKFSFDIQKTFTPIRVWGTVGFILAMWTTDITDWKSNANQFVFAAVAMIITGLFCFSLPDVPAENKNTNQSLSSKFGLDSFVLFKQKKLAIFFVFAMFLGAALQITNMFGDTFIRDFGSNPEYQGTFGVEHSVFIISLSQISETLFILTIPFFLKRFGIKQVMMFSMLAWTLRFALFGIGNPGSGVIFLILSMIVYGMAFDFFNISGSLFVEKQTDSKMRASAQGLFMLMTNGVGAILGGEFAGRTVSYFTVENKVQWPNVWFSFAGYAFVILILFAIVFKYKHDPEEVDKVSH; the protein is encoded by the coding sequence ATGAATATTAAGATTCGCTTGACAATAATGAATTTTCTCCAATTCTTTGTTTGGGGAATATGGTTGATTTCGCTAGGAGGATATATGGGACAAACTTTTGGTCCAATAGAAGGAGATAGCATTGGATTGTCGATAGGAAGAACGTATGGTTCTATGGGTTGGGCCAGTTTGTTTATGCCTGCCTTATTAGGAATTATTGCCGACAAATATTTTAGCGCACAAAAAGTTTTAGGAATTGCACACATCATTGGAGGAATTGCTATTTTCTTTGCTTCAAAAGCGACGAATTCAACCGAAATGTATTGGGTTATTTTTGCCACCAGTTGCTTTTATATGCCTACTATTGCATTAAACAATTCTGTGAGTTATGCCTTATTGAATAAATTCAGTTTTGACATTCAAAAAACATTTACACCCATTCGGGTTTGGGGAACGGTAGGCTTCATTTTGGCAATGTGGACAACCGATATAACCGATTGGAAATCCAATGCCAATCAATTTGTTTTTGCTGCAGTTGCAATGATAATCACTGGTTTGTTTTGTTTCAGTTTGCCTGATGTGCCAGCTGAAAATAAGAATACCAATCAATCGCTGTCGAGTAAATTTGGGTTGGATAGTTTTGTGCTTTTCAAACAAAAAAAATTAGCTATCTTTTTCGTTTTTGCCATGTTTTTAGGAGCCGCTTTGCAAATTACCAATATGTTTGGTGATACTTTTATTAGAGATTTTGGCTCCAATCCAGAATACCAAGGAACTTTTGGTGTAGAGCATTCTGTCTTTATTATATCGTTGTCTCAAATTTCAGAAACACTATTCATTTTGACCATTCCTTTTTTCCTAAAACGATTCGGAATCAAACAAGTGATGATGTTTAGTATGTTGGCTTGGACGTTGCGTTTCGCTTTGTTTGGTATTGGAAATCCTGGTTCGGGCGTAATTTTCTTGATTTTATCAATGATTGTTTACGGAATGGCATTTGATTTCTTTAATATTTCAGGTTCTTTATTTGTCGAAAAACAAACCGATAGCAAAATGAGAGCCAGTGCTCAAGGATTGTTTATGTTGATGACCAATGGAGTAGGAGCGATACTTGGCGGAGAATTTGCTGGAAGAACTGTGAGTTATTTTACCGTTGAAAACAAGGTGCAATGGCCTAATGTTTGGTTTTCGTTTGCTGGGTATGCCTTTGTAATTTTGATATTATTTGCTATTGTTTTTAAATACAAACATGATCCCGAGGAAGTGGATAAAGTGAGTCATTAA
- a CDS encoding four-helix bundle copper-binding protein, whose translation MSHKKFKVCIDACNDCAAECEHCATACSNEPNAILQAKCIELDRYCADMCRMAAAFMARSDEHTIGFVNKFCNLCAEICNACADECEKHAHMEHCKKCAEACRKCAVECSKMGETNNLQSDNVDFFPSEAN comes from the coding sequence ATGAGTCACAAAAAATTCAAAGTATGTATTGATGCCTGTAACGACTGTGCAGCTGAATGCGAACATTGTGCAACAGCGTGTTCAAACGAACCCAATGCTATCCTGCAAGCCAAGTGTATTGAACTGGATCGTTATTGTGCGGATATGTGCCGTATGGCGGCTGCTTTTATGGCAAGATCAGACGAACACACCATCGGTTTTGTAAACAAATTTTGCAACTTGTGTGCAGAAATTTGCAATGCTTGTGCCGACGAATGTGAAAAACATGCACATATGGAGCATTGCAAAAAATGTGCGGAAGCCTGTCGCAAATGTGCCGTTGAATGCAGCAAAATGGGAGAAACAAACAATTTGCAATCCGATAACGTGGATTTCTTCCCGAGTGAGGCAAACTAA
- a CDS encoding DUF1801 domain-containing protein, which yields MNEFYNFYINKEEPNKSCLLALRSIILAQDNNITETQKYGMPCFCYKKKMFCYLWTDKKTTEPYILMVEGNHLDHPKLEKGDRSRMKIFRVNPNQDLPLETIETILQKALDLYRNGIIKLKE from the coding sequence ATTAATGAATTTTACAACTTTTATATCAACAAAGAAGAACCAAACAAAAGTTGTTTGTTAGCCTTGCGTAGTATCATTTTAGCTCAAGACAACAATATTACAGAAACTCAAAAATACGGAATGCCTTGTTTTTGTTATAAGAAAAAGATGTTTTGTTATTTGTGGACAGACAAAAAAACAACTGAACCCTATATTTTAATGGTAGAAGGAAATCATCTGGATCACCCCAAATTAGAAAAAGGCGACCGCTCGCGAATGAAGATTTTCAGAGTGAATCCCAACCAAGATTTACCTCTAGAAACAATTGAAACTATTCTGCAAAAAGCTTTAGACCTATATCGAAATGGCATCATAAAGCTCAAAGAATAA
- the rpsA gene encoding 30S ribosomal protein S1 → MSEILKSQEEFLANFNWHNFEEGIDAVDEKNLQEFEDLVSKTFIATDQEEVVEGIVVRITDRDVIVDINAKSEGVISLNEFRYNPALKVGDKVEVLIDIREDKTGQLVLSHRKARTIKSWDRVISANETGEIVNGFVKCRTKGGMIVDVFGIEAFLPGSQIDVKPIRDYDVYVNKMMEFKVVKINHEFKNVVVSHKALIEADIEVQKKEIIGKLQKGQVLEGVVKNITSYGVFIDLGGVDGLIHITDLSWSRINHPSEVLELDQVLNVVILDFDDEKTRIQLGLKQLNAHPWDALNADLTIGDKVSGKVVVIADYGAFIEVAEGVEGLIHVSEMSWSTHLRSAQDFVKVGDVVEAVILTLDRDDRKMSLGIKQLTQDPWTDITSKYPVGSKHTGIVRNFTNFGIFVELEEGIDGLIYISDLSWTKKIKHPSEFVNVGEKLDVVVLELDVDGRKLSLGHKQTTANPWDQYEDSFAVGTIHSGEISEIVDKGATVEFGDDIVAFIPTRHLEKEDGKKLKKGDTADFKVIEFNKEFKRVVASHTAIFREEEEKNVKAAAETTASASTTNAPAATLGDNNDVLAALKAKMEKSEKK, encoded by the coding sequence ATGTCTGAAATTTTAAAATCACAAGAAGAGTTTTTAGCAAATTTTAACTGGCACAACTTCGAAGAAGGTATTGATGCAGTAGATGAGAAAAACTTACAAGAATTCGAAGACCTAGTTTCAAAAACTTTTATCGCGACAGATCAAGAAGAAGTAGTTGAAGGTATCGTTGTTAGAATTACTGATAGAGACGTTATCGTTGATATCAACGCAAAATCGGAAGGTGTTATTTCATTGAACGAATTCCGTTACAATCCAGCATTAAAAGTAGGTGACAAAGTAGAAGTATTAATTGACATCCGTGAGGATAAAACAGGTCAATTGGTATTGTCTCACAGAAAAGCACGTACTATCAAATCATGGGATAGAGTTATTTCGGCTAACGAAACAGGAGAAATCGTTAATGGTTTTGTAAAATGCAGAACTAAAGGTGGTATGATCGTTGACGTTTTCGGAATTGAAGCTTTCCTTCCAGGTTCTCAAATTGATGTTAAGCCAATTAGAGACTACGATGTATATGTAAACAAAATGATGGAATTCAAAGTGGTAAAAATCAACCACGAATTCAAAAACGTTGTTGTATCTCACAAAGCGCTTATCGAGGCCGATATTGAAGTACAGAAAAAAGAAATCATCGGAAAATTACAAAAAGGACAAGTATTAGAAGGTGTTGTTAAAAACATCACTTCTTATGGTGTGTTTATTGATTTAGGTGGTGTTGATGGATTAATCCACATTACAGACCTTTCTTGGTCAAGAATCAACCACCCATCTGAAGTTCTTGAATTAGACCAAGTTCTTAACGTGGTAATCCTTGATTTTGATGATGAGAAAACAAGAATCCAATTAGGATTGAAACAATTAAACGCTCACCCATGGGATGCTTTAAATGCTGATTTAACTATTGGTGATAAAGTTTCTGGTAAAGTAGTTGTAATCGCTGATTACGGTGCATTTATCGAAGTTGCTGAAGGTGTTGAAGGTTTGATTCACGTTTCTGAAATGTCATGGTCAACTCATTTACGTTCTGCTCAAGATTTCGTAAAAGTAGGTGATGTTGTTGAGGCTGTTATATTAACTCTTGATAGAGATGACCGTAAAATGTCATTAGGTATCAAACAATTGACTCAAGATCCTTGGACTGATATTACTTCTAAATACCCAGTAGGTTCTAAACATACAGGTATCGTTAGAAACTTTACAAACTTTGGTATTTTCGTAGAATTAGAAGAAGGAATTGATGGATTAATCTACATTTCTGACCTTTCTTGGACGAAAAAAATCAAACACCCTTCTGAATTTGTGAATGTTGGTGAGAAATTAGACGTAGTTGTATTAGAATTAGATGTTGACGGACGTAAATTATCTTTAGGTCACAAACAAACTACTGCTAATCCTTGGGATCAATACGAAGATTCATTCGCAGTGGGAACTATCCACTCTGGAGAAATCTCTGAAATTGTTGACAAAGGAGCTACTGTAGAATTTGGAGATGATATCGTTGCTTTCATTCCTACTCGTCACCTTGAAAAAGAAGACGGAAAGAAATTGAAAAAAGGAGATACTGCTGATTTCAAAGTAATCGAATTCAACAAAGAATTCAAAAGAGTAGTTGCTTCTCACACTGCTATCTTCCGTGAAGAAGAAGAGAAAAACGTGAAAGCTGCTGCTGAAACTACTGCATCTGCATCTACTACAAACGCACCAGCTGCAACTTTAGGAGATAACAATGATGTATTAGCTGCATTGAAAGCTAAAATGGAAAAATCAGAGAAAAAATAA
- a CDS encoding chlorite dismutase family protein has product MLNTIFDFTGDTSGEWEVICMKTVKGDSLPPVSHLTKTKGDLVQSQSGIWTLKGIVSNLRYTEKEEKEKLVAIQEDLGRPTATFAAFIPIRKSEDWWNLAQDERRKIMENKSQHTQTGMKYLPAIARKLFHSRDIGEPFDFLTWFEYAPDDADPFEELLHTLRNTEEWKYVDREIDIRLKK; this is encoded by the coding sequence ATGTTGAATACTATTTTTGATTTCACTGGTGACACATCTGGTGAGTGGGAAGTTATCTGTATGAAAACAGTAAAAGGAGATTCGTTACCCCCAGTTTCTCATTTGACCAAAACAAAAGGAGATTTAGTTCAATCACAATCGGGAATCTGGACACTCAAAGGAATTGTCAGCAATTTGCGCTACACCGAAAAAGAAGAAAAAGAAAAATTAGTCGCTATTCAGGAAGATTTGGGCAGACCTACCGCCACATTTGCTGCTTTTATTCCGATTCGAAAATCAGAAGACTGGTGGAATCTAGCGCAAGACGAACGCCGAAAAATAATGGAAAACAAATCGCAACACACCCAAACAGGTATGAAATATTTGCCCGCCATTGCTCGAAAGTTATTCCATTCGAGAGACATTGGCGAACCCTTTGATTTTTTAACTTGGTTTGAGTATGCTCCTGATGATGCCGATCCTTTTGAAGAACTTTTACACACCCTCCGAAACACCGAAGAATGGAAATATGTCGATAGAGAAATTGACATTCGATTGAAAAAGTAA
- a CDS encoding ABC transporter ATP-binding protein — MSYLEIKDLEISFPTPKGKYIAVRDINLSIKKGEIISIIGHSGCGKSTIMNAIGGMLTPTGGSVELGGKNIKGPGPDRGIVFQNYSLLPWMSVEQNIFQAVDSVMDCSKAEKHEIVIKNLKMVNLFEHKDKLPGQLSGGMKQRVAIARAFAINPGVLLLDEPFGALDALTKGSMQIEVLKLWNLNNREKTIVMITHDIEEALFLSDRIVVLNNGPASTIREIVEVNLPRPRNKIEIVKTPEYIELRDRLLHLLTDKFSIEDMGMVYQS, encoded by the coding sequence ATGAGTTATTTAGAAATCAAAGACTTGGAAATTTCTTTTCCAACTCCAAAAGGAAAATATATTGCAGTAAGAGATATTAATTTATCTATCAAAAAAGGTGAAATAATCTCTATAATTGGACATTCAGGTTGCGGAAAATCAACGATAATGAATGCTATTGGCGGAATGCTAACTCCAACAGGAGGATCAGTAGAATTAGGTGGAAAAAACATAAAAGGCCCAGGCCCTGATCGAGGAATTGTTTTTCAAAACTACTCCCTTTTGCCTTGGATGAGTGTAGAACAAAATATTTTTCAGGCTGTCGATTCAGTTATGGATTGTTCTAAAGCTGAAAAACACGAAATCGTAATCAAAAACCTGAAAATGGTTAATCTTTTCGAACACAAAGACAAATTACCAGGACAATTATCCGGTGGTATGAAACAAAGAGTTGCCATTGCCAGAGCATTTGCTATAAACCCTGGCGTATTATTGCTAGACGAGCCATTTGGTGCTTTGGATGCCTTGACCAAAGGCTCGATGCAGATTGAAGTATTGAAATTATGGAACCTGAACAACAGAGAAAAAACGATCGTGATGATTACACACGATATTGAAGAAGCTTTGTTTTTATCCGATAGAATTGTGGTTTTAAATAATGGACCTGCTTCTACCATCAGAGAAATTGTAGAAGTGAATTTACCAAGACCAAGAAATAAAATCGAAATCGTAAAAACTCCAGAATACATTGAGTTAAGAGATCGATTATTGCACCTATTAACAGACAAATTCTCTATCGAAGATATGGGAATGGTCTATCAAAGTTAG
- the ntrB gene encoding nitrate ABC transporter permease has product MSEKNTLTIEDALDRSINDSTETVKTSGEENYKLKLALNTFIEKSKSIFFAIIGLVVFGGLWTALSAYTEDALPGPIPTLTVLKEMLSDPFYDYGPNDKGIGLQLFNSIKTVLSGFLLGSLVAIPLGILIGASTICKQLFYPIVQLLKPVSPLAWFPIGLVVFKDTGMATVFIVFITSLWSTLINTSFGVASIPQDHKNVAKAFGFSTMRYVTKILIPYSLPHIITGLRLSISVAWLVIVAGEMLSGGAGIGFFVWDSWNALSLEKVISAIIIIGIVGLLFDRIFTFIENKVAYK; this is encoded by the coding sequence ATGTCAGAAAAAAACACACTAACAATTGAGGATGCATTAGATAGATCCATCAATGATTCAACAGAAACCGTAAAGACTTCTGGTGAAGAAAATTACAAACTGAAATTAGCCTTAAACACATTTATCGAAAAATCAAAATCCATTTTTTTTGCCATCATTGGATTAGTAGTTTTTGGCGGATTATGGACAGCATTAAGTGCTTACACTGAAGATGCTTTGCCTGGACCAATACCAACATTGACCGTATTAAAAGAAATGTTGAGTGACCCTTTCTACGATTATGGACCGAATGACAAAGGAATTGGATTGCAATTATTCAACTCTATCAAAACGGTACTTTCTGGATTTTTATTAGGTTCGCTAGTAGCCATTCCATTAGGAATTTTAATTGGAGCCAGTACTATTTGCAAACAATTATTTTATCCAATTGTACAATTATTGAAACCTGTTTCGCCTTTGGCTTGGTTTCCAATCGGATTGGTAGTTTTCAAAGATACCGGAATGGCAACTGTATTTATCGTTTTTATTACCTCTTTATGGTCCACTTTGATCAATACTTCTTTTGGTGTTGCATCAATCCCTCAAGATCATAAAAATGTTGCTAAAGCTTTTGGTTTTTCAACTATGAGATATGTAACTAAAATATTGATTCCATATAGCTTACCACATATTATTACAGGTTTACGTTTAAGTATTAGTGTAGCTTGGTTGGTTATTGTTGCCGGTGAAATGTTGTCTGGAGGAGCTGGAATTGGATTCTTCGTTTGGGACAGCTGGAATGCCTTGAGTCTAGAAAAAGTAATTTCTGCCATCATCATCATTGGTATCGTAGGATTGCTATTTGATAGAATATTCACTTTCATCGAAAACAAAGTTGCCTATAAGTAA